One segment of Dromaius novaehollandiae isolate bDroNov1 chromosome Z, bDroNov1.hap1, whole genome shotgun sequence DNA contains the following:
- the DNAJC25 gene encoding dnaJ homolog subfamily C member 25, producing MMMMAAAAAGGRWPGWRDGGGGRWVLWLWLAAALLPRPARGLTEGLYCGRRVCYDVLGVSREASKAEIARAYRQLARKYHPDRYRGEAAAPGGDPPEAAHEKFLLIATAYETLKDEETRKDYDYMLDHPEEYYRHYYHYYSRRLAPKVDVRIVILVTVCAISVFQFFSWWSSYNEAINYLATVPKYRIQATEIARQQGLLNRSKEKGKNRRSKEEIREEEEEIIKDIIKNKIDIKGGYQKPKIYDILLFQILLAPFYLCKYIVWYCWWIYCFTIKGQEYGVEEKLYIIRRYMKMSQSQFDSLEDHQKETFLERQLWIRENYEVYKQEQEEELKKKMAMDPRWKRYRRWMRNEGPGRLTFIDD from the exons ATGATGatgatggcggcggcggcggcgggcggccgttggCCGGGCTGGCGCGACGGCGGCGGGGGGCGATGggtgctgtggctgtggctggccgcggcgctgctgccgcggccggcgcggggcctcACGGAGGGCCTGTACTGCGGGCGGCGCGTGTGCTACGACGTGCTGGGCGTCAGCCGCGAGGCGAGCAAGGCCGAGATCGCCCGCGCCTACCGGCAGCTGGCCCGCAAGTACCACCCCGACCGCTaccgcggcgaggcggcggcgccgggcggcgacCCCCCGGAGGCGGCGCACGAGAAGTTCCTCCTCATCGCCACCGCCTACGAGACCCTCAAG GATGAAGAAACCCGTAAAGATTATGACTACATGTTGGATCATCCTGAGGAGTATTACAGGCATTATTATCACTACTACAGCAGAAGATTGGCACCAAAAGTGGACGTCAGAATAGTCATTCTAGTTACAGTGTGTGCCATCTCTGTGTTTCAG TTCTTCAGCTGGTGGAGTAGTTATAATGAAGCTATCAACTACCTAGCGACAGTGCCAAAATATCGCATACAAGCTACTGAGATTGCCAGGCAACAAGGTTTACTCAACAGGagtaaagaaaaaggcaaaaacaggCGATCTAAAGAAGAAATccgtgaagaagaggaagaaatcatCAAAGacattatcaaaaataaaatagatataaaaGGAGGTTATCAGAAGCCCAAGATATATGATATCCTCCTATTTCAGATTCTTCTTGCTCCTTTTTACTTGTGCAAATACATAGTTTGGTACTGTTGGTGGATTTACTGCTTCACCATTAAAGGGCAGGAATATGGTGTGGAAGAAAAGCTGTATATCATACGGAGATACATGAAAATGTCACAGTCTCAGTTTGACAGCCTAGAAGATCATCAGAAAGAGACCTTTCTTGAACGGCAGCTGTGGATACGAGAAAACTATGAG GTCTATAAACAAGAACAAGAGGAGGAATTAAAGAAGAAGATGGCGATGGATCCTCGATGGAAGAGATACCGGAGGTGGATGAGAAATGAAGGACCTGGAAGACTAACTTTTATTGATGACTGA